A segment of the Stigmatella erecta genome:
GCTGCCCAGCGGCACGCACACGCTCACGCTGGTGAACCAGGATCTCGACGTGAAGCGCAAGGTGCGGGTGGTGGTGCCCGCGAACAAGCAGGTGGTGCTGCGCATCAACCTGCTCGACGGGATGTAGACCGCCGGCTCACTGAAGGACGTAGGAGAGCAGCGCCCCGACGGCGGCCGTGGCGGCCACGCCGATGGCCACGTTGGCGAGCTTCGCGTTCTGCCGGGCATCGTCGCGGTGGCCGAGCGAGTCCTCGTAGAAGGTGTCCCGGTCATTGGCCTTCTCCTCCTCGGAGCGCGCCTGGAGGCCGAAGTAGACGGCCCCGCCCGCGGCCACGGCGCTGGTGCTCGACAGCAGCACGGGGAAGAGCAGCTTCTTGGGTTGGGGGGCCGGAGGCGCCTGCGTGAGCAGGGGCGGCTCGGGGGGCGGCGCCGGCTGCAACTCCACCTGGCGGGGCGTGTCCTGCACGGGCGCGGGCGGAGGCGGGGCGGGGGCCGGAGCGGGGGGCGCGGCCTCCTCGTCGGGCTCCTCGGCGGGGGGGGTGCGCTGCGCGAGCGCATCGAAGAAGGTGACGAGCCGGGGGCTGGAGTAGGGGGGCAGCTCCACCCGCGGATCCATCTCCAGCGCGAGGCTGAAGGCCTTGCGGGCCTCCTCCTCGTTGCCCAGGTTGAAGGCGCACAGGCCCGAGTACAGCTCGATCTCCACCTGCTCGGCGCGGGTGTTCTTCTTCCACCGGGTGGCCTGATCCAACCGCCGCAGGCACTTCTCGAACTCCAGCCCCTGGTAATGCACCTTGGCCTGCACGAGGAAGGGGTTGGGCTTGCGCGCGGCCAGCGCCGGCGAGGACAGACAGAGCATCAACAGCAGACAGGACCAGGCGCGGCGCATGCCATCTCCGGACGGTTCGCTTCCGCCCGCAGCGTAGTGCCCACCCGGATGGGCCACAACCGGGATAAGCCGGACAGCAGGAACTCAGCGGCCGAGGATGCGCTGGGTCACCTCCATGGCGCGCTTGGGGGCGTACTGGGTGTCAAAGAGGAGCGGTACGCCGGTGCTGCCCAGGTAGGTGTACTTGTCGGTGATGCCCCAGGTGGTGATGCGGGTGCAGCCGGGGCGGGCCTGACAGGCGGCCACCAGGCCCTGGTAAATCTGCGCCTGGAGCTCGAACTTCTCCGCGTCGGGGGTGTCGGTGAGCTTGGCGAGGCTCACGTCCAGCTCGGTGAGCTGGCCTTCGAGGCCCGCCTGCTCCAGGCGCGAGAGCACCGCCTCGAGCTGGGCCTGGGAGGGGTAGTAGTTGGGCGTGACGTGGGCCTGCATCCCGATGCCGTGCAGGGGCACGCCCTGCTCCTGGAGCGAGCGCGCCAGGGAGTAGACGGCGGTGGACTTCGCGTTGATCCGCTCGATGTTGTAGTCGTTGTAGAAGAGCTTGGCGGACGGGTCGGCGCGGTGGGCGGCCTGGAAGGCCAGGGCGATGTACTCGGTGCCAATGGTGGTGAGCCACAGGTTGGGCCGCCAGCTGCCATCATCCAGGAAGGCCTCGTTGACGACGTCCCACTCGGGGATGCGGCCCCGGTAGCGGCCCACCACGGTGGCGATGTGCGTCTCCAGCACCTGGATGAGCTCCGCGCGCGTCCAGGTGCGCCCGGTGAGCCACGCGGGCAGCGAGTTGCCCCAGATGAGCGTGTGGCCGCGCACCTGCTTTCCGTTCGCCTCGGCGAAGGCGACGAGCTGATCGGCGATGGCGAAGTCGAACTGGCCCTGGGCGGGCTGGAGCTGGGCGATCTTCATCTCGTACTCGGGCGTGAGCGAGTCGAAGTGCGTGAGGAAGGTCTGCGCGTAGGCGGGCTCGGCCGCGTCGAAGAGGCGCTTCTGGTGGGTGGCGGCGCCCAGGCGCACCTGGCGCCGGAGCGGCACGCGCTGCGCGGGGCCGAAGTGGGTGAGGCCCTGCGCATCCTCGTAGCTGGGCAGCACCTGCCACTCGCCGGCCGGGGCGGTGGGCAGGGGGCGGCCCACGGCCTCCAGCGTCACCGTCTCGCCGGGGGCGAGCGTGACGGGGCCCAGCGTGGGCGTGAAGTCCACGCCCGCGGGCGCGCCGTCCGGGGCCAGGGCGGTGAGCCGCAGCCGGGGCAGCGTGAGGGGCTGGGGGCCCGGGTTGGTGAAGGTGGCCGAGGCGCGGAGCATGTCCCCGAGCACGCCGCCCTTCGGGGCCGCGGTGAGCGCCATTCCCAGGGAGGGCACGGGCCTGCCCTCGCCGGAGTTGCTCACCTCCACCGAGACGCTGGTGAGGCCGACGTTGCCGGAGGAGTCGGTGACGCGGACGGTGAGGGCGTGGACGCCGTCGCTCAGCGGCGAGGTGTCCCACAGGTAGCTCCACGCGGTGGTGCCCGTGGCGGGGGCGAAGGCGGCCGCATCGACTTGCACCTCCACGGAGGCCACGGCGACGTCATCCGAGGCGGTGCCCACGACGCCCAGCGTGCCGCTCACCTGGGCGCTGGAGGTGGGCGCCTGGATGGAGACGAAGGGCGCGCTCGAGTCCAGGGGAGTCCCCTGGTCCGAGGAGCTCCCGGACCCACACCCCACGAGGGCCAGGGACACCAGACTTCCCAACCATCCACGGCGCATCGCGGCACCTCAGGGGCACGCCCCTCCCACCCCGGGAGAGATTGGCCAACCCACGGGGGAGCCCTTTGCGCGAAGCGTGCCGGGGCGGACGCCGCTCGGGGACGGGGGGCGGCGGGGGGGGCCACCATGCAGCTTTGGCATGGTGGGGCGGCACGGTGGCATGCAGCTTTGGCATGGTTGCCTGACCGCTGGCCGGGGGGGAGGGGAGCGTTGTATGGACGGGGGGCCTATGGAAGGCTTTGGGCAACCCATGAGCAAGGCCAGTGAGGTCGGGGTCTCGACCGCCGTCAACGACGTGGGGCAACCCGCTCGGCGGGGGCCTCCACCCGAGCTCGAGGGGCCCTACCTGCTCGTCTTCGAGAACGACTCCTCGCGCATCGTCCGCCTGCCGGGCACGGGGGAGGTGCTGGTGGGGCGGGGCGAGACGGCGCACCTGCGGCTCCAGGACGGGGCGGTGTCGCGCTCGCACGCGCGGTTCGTGCTGAAGGAGGACGAGGCGCACCTCATTGATTTGGGGAGCCAGAACGGCACGGCGGTGAACGGGGAGCGCATCCAGTCGCCGCGGCTGATGCTCTCCGGGGACATCATCACGCTGTGCGGGGTGACGCTGGTGTTCCACGGGCCGAGCCGCTTGCGCACGCGCCGGCCGCTCCTGGCGTTGGGGGCGTTCCGGCAGCGCATCGAAGAGGAGCTGGAGCGGGCGGCGCGCTACGAGCGCACGTTCAGCCTGGTGTCGCTCGTGTGCCAGCAGGGGCTGGAGGACGAGGCGGCGGACGTGCTGGTGGGGCAGCTGCGGCTGATGGACGTGGTGGGCCGGGCGGGGGGCGGACAGCTGCTGCTGCTGTTGCCGGAGGTGGGAGCGGACGGGGCGGGGGCGGTGGTGGCGCGGCTGCTGAAGGAGAGCGGGCGGGCGCAGTGGAAGGCGGGCTTTGCGTGCTACCCCTCGGACGGCTGTGACGTGGACACGCTGATGTCGGGGGCGCGGGCGGCGGCGGGGGCGGCGACGGAGGGACAGGCGGCGGCGGTGGCGCAGACCTTCAAGCTGCTGCGGGTGGGCGAGGCGTCGGTGGTGGTGGCGGATCCGGCGATGCTGCGGCTCTACGCCTTGATTGCGCGGCTGGCGAAGGCGGAGCTGCCGGTGCTGGTGCTGGGGGAGACGGGGACGGGCAAGGAGCTGGCGGCCTCGGCGCTGCACCACTGGTCCAGCCGGGCGGGGGCGCCGCTGGTGGCGGTGAACTGCGCGGCGTTCCAGGAGAACCTGGTGGAGAGCGAGCTGTTCGGCCACGAGAAGGGAGCCTTCTCGGGGGCGGTGAGCCGCAAGACGGGGCTGCTGGAGGCGGCGGACGGGGGCACGCTCTTCCTGGACGAGGTGGGGGAGCTGTCCTTGGCGGTGCAGGCCAAGCTCCTGCGAGTGCTCGACACGCAGCGCTTCACGCGGGTGGGCGACACGAAGGAGCGCGCCATCAACATCCGCCTGGTCGGCGCCACGAACCGGGACTTGGAGCAGGAGGTGAAGGCGGGGCGGTTCCGCCAGGATCTCTACTTCCGGCTGAGCGCGGCGAAGCTGTGCCTGCCGCCGCTGAGGGATCGCAAGCTGGAGCTGCCGCTGCTGAGCCAGAGCTTCCTGGACGAGGCGTGCCGGAAGGTGGGGCGGCCGAGGATGACCATCACGGCGGGGGCGCTGGAGCTGCTCTCGGCGCACCTGTGGCCGGGCAACGTGCGCGAGCTGCGGAACCTGATGAACTTCGTGGCGGCGGGGACCGCGGGGGAAGTGCTCGCGCCCGAGGATCTCTGGGACTCGCTCGGCCCGGCTGCTCCGGAAGGGACGAAGGACGAGGAGGGCGGGGCGAAGGAGGCGGCGAAGGGTTTCCGCCCGATCGAAGAGGAGATCCGCAACCTGGAGCGCAGCCGCATGCAGGAGGCGCTGGTGGCCTCGGGGGGAAACAAGACGCGGGCGGCGGAGCTGATCCGCATGCCGCTCAGAACCTTCCTGGCGAAGCTCAAGCGCTACAGCTTGTGAGGAGTTTTATCGCAATGACCACTTCATCGAAGATTCTGGTACTGATTTCCACGCTTGCTTCGAGCCGCCCCTTTGCTGTTGATACGGTGAGCCGGTTGACAGGCGCGCAGTTGCAGCCTGCGCCTGAGGTGTCGAACGAGTACTTTACGGTCTATCGCTCTAGCAAAGTCAAAGACGCTTCCATTCTAAAGGTCGAGCTCCGAGTGCCAACACCCAAAACAAGCCGCAAGGATGGGCTGTTGCTCTTCGAGCTAACCCCTGCAACGTGCGTGACGCGGGATGAGGCTCAGCTTCATTTTGATTTGACTCCTACGCTTTCTTTTCCAACACCTCATCAGCCTCCGGGTTCTCCTGTCTATTTCAATTATACGCAGCCGTGGGGGCAGGTTCGATTGGGGTTCTCGCAATCTTCCCGGTCTTGTTTGATGTCTGTTGTCCTTGATGCGACTGGGTAGAATTGGGAGGGTACGGTGCATACAGTGTGAGCCCTGTTCCGTGCGTATCCTTGCGGCCCATGACGAACTCAG
Coding sequences within it:
- a CDS encoding endo-1,4-beta-xylanase; this translates as MSLALVGCGSGSSSDQGTPLDSSAPFVSIQAPTSSAQVSGTLGVVGTASDDVAVASVEVQVDAAAFAPATGTTAWSYLWDTSPLSDGVHALTVRVTDSSGNVGLTSVSVEVSNSGEGRPVPSLGMALTAAPKGGVLGDMLRASATFTNPGPQPLTLPRLRLTALAPDGAPAGVDFTPTLGPVTLAPGETVTLEAVGRPLPTAPAGEWQVLPSYEDAQGLTHFGPAQRVPLRRQVRLGAATHQKRLFDAAEPAYAQTFLTHFDSLTPEYEMKIAQLQPAQGQFDFAIADQLVAFAEANGKQVRGHTLIWGNSLPAWLTGRTWTRAELIQVLETHIATVVGRYRGRIPEWDVVNEAFLDDGSWRPNLWLTTIGTEYIALAFQAAHRADPSAKLFYNDYNIERINAKSTAVYSLARSLQEQGVPLHGIGMQAHVTPNYYPSQAQLEAVLSRLEQAGLEGQLTELDVSLAKLTDTPDAEKFELQAQIYQGLVAACQARPGCTRITTWGITDKYTYLGSTGVPLLFDTQYAPKRAMEVTQRILGR
- a CDS encoding sigma 54-interacting transcriptional regulator, which produces MSKASEVGVSTAVNDVGQPARRGPPPELEGPYLLVFENDSSRIVRLPGTGEVLVGRGETAHLRLQDGAVSRSHARFVLKEDEAHLIDLGSQNGTAVNGERIQSPRLMLSGDIITLCGVTLVFHGPSRLRTRRPLLALGAFRQRIEEELERAARYERTFSLVSLVCQQGLEDEAADVLVGQLRLMDVVGRAGGGQLLLLLPEVGADGAGAVVARLLKESGRAQWKAGFACYPSDGCDVDTLMSGARAAAGAATEGQAAAVAQTFKLLRVGEASVVVADPAMLRLYALIARLAKAELPVLVLGETGTGKELAASALHHWSSRAGAPLVAVNCAAFQENLVESELFGHEKGAFSGAVSRKTGLLEAADGGTLFLDEVGELSLAVQAKLLRVLDTQRFTRVGDTKERAINIRLVGATNRDLEQEVKAGRFRQDLYFRLSAAKLCLPPLRDRKLELPLLSQSFLDEACRKVGRPRMTITAGALELLSAHLWPGNVRELRNLMNFVAAGTAGEVLAPEDLWDSLGPAAPEGTKDEEGGAKEAAKGFRPIEEEIRNLERSRMQEALVASGGNKTRAAELIRMPLRTFLAKLKRYSL